Proteins found in one Erythrobacter sp. 3-20A1M genomic segment:
- a CDS encoding right-handed parallel beta-helix repeat-containing protein — protein sequence MPTFAKSTTRRIAIAMGLLLASAACGQPAAQANDQASESVGETVVSSVAQLERAVASATPGSVIRISSGRYPAVSLKDIRKNGNVTIMSADPANPAIFSRLSLRDVSGLTLSHLSIIPDEGVSERYALLALNCQDVEFRNLTFRGAGDRINRSIGPAVMLRSSSNIRFLRSNFAFFRHGLAMLDLKNLIIAQNEFDNLQTDAIRGGGVSDAIIENNVMTGYHPAPKDHPDGIQLWSTHQDEPGRNIVIRDNLVVRGEGGPTQGVFIRDTKKKMPFENVEVSGNLVIGSLYNGIAMGGVRGGVMRDNEVIAYPDRKSWIRIGNSGDVRMTGNRASKYVIRDNVGRIEQSENRETEPTSSDLGARIQQWVATKPGFAEYRGPVLKKLLQSR from the coding sequence ATGCCGACCTTCGCCAAGAGCACCACACGCCGCATCGCGATCGCGATGGGCCTCCTTCTCGCAAGTGCGGCCTGCGGACAGCCCGCAGCGCAAGCCAACGACCAGGCGTCCGAAAGCGTGGGCGAAACGGTCGTATCCTCGGTCGCGCAATTGGAACGGGCGGTCGCGAGTGCGACGCCGGGAAGCGTGATCCGTATCTCCAGCGGCCGCTATCCGGCGGTTTCGCTGAAAGACATCCGCAAGAACGGCAACGTTACGATTATGTCCGCTGATCCCGCCAACCCCGCGATTTTCTCGCGCCTGTCATTGCGCGACGTTTCCGGCCTGACACTTTCCCACCTTTCGATCATCCCGGACGAAGGTGTTTCAGAGCGTTACGCCTTGCTGGCGCTTAATTGTCAGGACGTCGAATTCAGAAATCTGACCTTTCGCGGGGCAGGCGACCGAATCAACCGGAGCATCGGCCCAGCAGTCATGCTGCGCAGTTCCAGCAATATCCGGTTCCTGCGAAGCAATTTCGCATTCTTCCGGCACGGATTGGCGATGCTCGACCTGAAGAACCTGATCATCGCCCAGAATGAATTCGATAATCTTCAGACCGACGCGATTCGGGGCGGCGGCGTGAGCGATGCGATTATCGAGAACAACGTGATGACGGGCTATCATCCCGCGCCGAAGGACCATCCCGACGGGATACAGCTGTGGTCGACGCATCAGGACGAACCCGGGCGCAACATCGTCATCCGCGACAATCTGGTGGTGCGGGGCGAGGGCGGGCCGACGCAAGGGGTCTTCATCCGCGACACGAAGAAGAAGATGCCGTTCGAGAATGTCGAGGTGTCCGGAAATCTGGTGATCGGCAGTCTCTATAATGGGATCGCCATGGGAGGTGTTCGCGGCGGCGTGATGAGAGATAACGAGGTTATCGCCTATCCCGATCGAAAGAGCTGGATCCGGATAGGCAATTCGGGCGATGTGCGAATGACGGGCAATCGCGCGTCTAAATATGTCATTCGCGATAATGTCGGCCGCATCGAACAGAGCGAGAATCGCGAAACCGAACCGACGTCTAGCGACCTCGGTGCGCGAATTCAGCAATGGGTCGCGACGAAGCCTGGCTTTGCCGAATACCGCGGCCCAGTTCTTAAAAAGCTGCTGCAGTCCCGATAA